CTGTTCGTCGTGCGTGACAGCGACGACCGCGACGCCCTCGTCGGTGATGCGGCCGAACTCCGCGAGGACCTGCGACCCCGTCTCTTGGTCCAGATTCCCGGTCGGTTCGTCGGCGAGGACGAGGTCGGGGTCGTTGACGAGCGACCGGGCGACCGCGACGCGCTGTTTCTGCCCGCCGGAGAGTTCGTTCGGCAAGTGCTGTAACCGGTCGCCCAGTCCTACGCGTTTAAGCAACTCCGTAGCTCGCTCGTGGGTCGCCGACCGGTCGCCGTCGAGCAGTCGCGGCACCTTCACGTTCTCGACCGCCGACAGCGTCGGGATGAGGTAGAAGTTCTGGAAGACGAACCCAACCGTCCGCTTGCGGAGTTGCGTCCGCTCGGCGACCGAGAGGTCGTTTACCGTGGTGTCTCGGACGGAGACGGTTCCCTCCGTGGGCGTGTCGAGCAGTCCGAGTTGATTCAGGAGCGTGGACTTGCCGCTCCCGCTCGGCCCGACGACCGCGACGAACTCGCCGGGGCGAACCGCGATGTCGATGCCCTTCAACGCTCGCAGTACCTCCTCGCCGGACTCGTACTCCTTGACGACGTTCTGCGAGCGGATGACCGGCGACGCGGTCTCTTCGTCGGACGACGGTTCGCCGTCGTCGTCCGTCTCCGCGGCCGATTCGACCGCCGGTCGCTCGCCGCCGTCCGCTGTCCTCGTTGACTCCTCAGTCGCCACGGAACCACCTCCATCCGCCCGCGAGCGCGACCAGTCCGAGGAGGCTCCCGCCGCCGATGACCGACAGCGGTAGCGACGAGTCGGACTCCGAGACCGACGACTCGGCGGGCCGCTGCGGAACGTCGTACGTGACCGGGACGGTTCGGTTCCGGCGCACGTCGTCAACGATGTAGCTAACGCGAAGCGGAATCGTCACCGTCGAGGCGTTCGCGTCGAGCGTCGCCCGGACTTTGAACGAGTTGAAGTCGCTCGACGCGACTTCGCCGACGAAATACTCCCCGCTCGACTGTCCGGCAGAGACCTTCTGATTCGACTCCACGCCGACGGTTACGCCCAAAACGTCGGTCG
This genomic stretch from Halorussus pelagicus harbors:
- a CDS encoding ABC transporter ATP-binding protein, with protein sequence MRSQNVVKEYESGEEVLRALKGIDIAVRPGEFVAVVGPSGSGKSTLLNQLGLLDTPTEGTVSVRDTTVNDLSVAERTQLRKRTVGFVFQNFYLIPTLSAVENVKVPRLLDGDRSATHERATELLKRVGLGDRLQHLPNELSGGQKQRVAVARSLVNDPDLVLADEPTGNLDQETGSQVLAEFGRITDEGVAVVAVTHDEQVTEFADRTIELVDGRIQ